A genomic stretch from Shewanella sediminis HAW-EB3 includes:
- a CDS encoding response regulator, whose amino-acid sequence MTSATVLLIEDDEFMVKQIKTLVDVAGFDTFIHFDSLPDKESLLAADLIITDIQLPNMVGIAHIDRIIELNDNTPVILVSGMDPLTLSSTLDILKMKRVNIVASFGKPFNRKEFKDLLIKHLPQ is encoded by the coding sequence ATGACATCAGCCACAGTACTTCTGATTGAAGATGATGAATTTATGGTAAAACAGATCAAAACCTTGGTCGATGTTGCCGGTTTTGACACTTTTATTCATTTCGACTCGTTACCCGATAAAGAGTCACTGTTAGCCGCCGATCTCATCATCACTGACATTCAACTACCTAACATGGTTGGTATTGCACATATCGATCGCATCATAGAATTAAACGACAATACCCCCGTCATTTTGGTATCGGGCATGGATCCCCTGACCTTATCTTCTACACTCGATATATTAAAGATGAAGCGGGTCAATATCGTAGCCAGCTTCGGCAAACCGTTTAACAGGAAGGAGTTTAAGGACCTCCTCATCAAGCATCTCCCCCAATAA
- a CDS encoding DUF3069 domain-containing protein has protein sequence MTDISVEYKARVEQVSLNVCNTVIPMEQLPENLTEAYANLCNELLEDNDEKFAKGWEALPKSAQALLPREDFHGFYIANAWLQLSRVAQDISEMADSDEAIDEKEYNGIFTRISDESLKESAKKLKKSRTDRALLNSIRAVVDGK, from the coding sequence ATGACTGATATATCTGTTGAATATAAAGCGCGTGTAGAGCAAGTTTCACTGAACGTTTGTAACACCGTTATTCCTATGGAGCAGCTTCCTGAAAACCTGACGGAGGCCTACGCCAACCTATGTAACGAACTGCTCGAAGACAATGATGAGAAGTTTGCTAAAGGTTGGGAAGCGCTACCAAAGAGCGCACAAGCCTTGTTGCCAAGGGAAGACTTTCACGGTTTCTATATCGCCAATGCCTGGTTGCAGCTAAGCCGCGTCGCCCAGGATATCTCAGAGATGGCCGACAGCGATGAGGCCATCGACGAAAAGGAATACAACGGCATCTTCACCCGCATCTCCGATGAGTCACTGAAAGAGAGCGCGAAGAAGCTGAAAAAATCCCGTACCGACAGAGCCCTGCTCAACAGCATCCGCGCAGTTGTAGACGGTAAGTAA
- a CDS encoding GGDEF domain-containing protein: protein MNLSLCSVLFSTSLFAIEQTSVDEIFTEIESGMAIKPAELTRKLEYLKTHISPDDFPHYLRLQSALCWNHDPTDEKQRAEAVKLADKHLASDKISHFPEIFTDIKLCRAWFYQHQGRVVLALEEYNQVVGDAYQLESTKLIADARSVRGAMYSFQGNFAQALEDLITAQHLYDSLKLEYWSLYNLTELATSYRRFGDPQTALKYYQQLETKFIELGDMNSATGVLSEMAIALEELGEYERALEKYLKAHKYWTEQGSERGSSTIAVNISGTLLKLNRIDEAKAYLTEAGHSVKPNDEAFYSFMKLFEAQVHLMQADPVQALIELDDAKAAFSRVKNTRGMAQLLLLESQSHSAQQDWKQAFSSLEQYLVLHNELDAKLQSNRTTEMRTRFNTKRIETENERLVEYQRIKEHELKIVKQNKQLEYAVLILAFIIIFIISFFAFKQAQKSKLLEVLAMTDHLTQLPNRRHTYATGEKLFSVKPPSLALILFDADNFKSVNDNYGHDIGDKALIELAKISSSHMRKADLVGRVGGEEFLIILPETTLYQATEIAQRLVNSIAKSDLGDIAANFGMTISAGIAAQEKDKSFSELLQRADSALYQAKSEGRNCAVSNTSLSDAETDKA from the coding sequence ATGAATCTCAGCCTCTGCTCTGTGCTTTTTTCAACCTCTTTATTCGCCATTGAACAAACCAGCGTCGATGAGATTTTTACCGAGATAGAGAGCGGTATGGCGATAAAGCCTGCCGAGTTAACCCGAAAGCTCGAGTACCTTAAAACACATATATCTCCCGATGACTTTCCCCATTACCTTAGATTACAAAGTGCGCTTTGCTGGAATCATGATCCTACCGATGAGAAACAGAGAGCCGAGGCAGTTAAGCTTGCCGATAAACACTTAGCCTCCGACAAGATTAGCCACTTTCCTGAGATATTCACCGATATCAAGCTTTGTCGTGCCTGGTTCTACCAACATCAGGGGCGTGTAGTGCTGGCGTTAGAGGAGTATAATCAGGTCGTAGGAGATGCCTATCAGCTTGAGTCCACTAAGCTTATCGCCGATGCACGCAGTGTACGTGGAGCCATGTACTCGTTTCAGGGGAATTTTGCCCAAGCACTGGAAGATCTCATCACAGCTCAACACCTATATGACAGCCTGAAACTGGAGTATTGGTCCCTCTATAATCTTACTGAGTTGGCAACCAGCTACCGCAGATTTGGCGACCCTCAGACCGCACTAAAATATTACCAGCAGCTGGAAACAAAATTCATTGAACTCGGAGATATGAATTCGGCAACTGGAGTATTGTCAGAGATGGCGATAGCGTTAGAAGAGCTGGGTGAATATGAGCGGGCGCTGGAAAAATACCTTAAAGCTCACAAGTATTGGACAGAACAGGGAAGCGAGCGTGGTTCGAGTACGATTGCCGTCAATATATCGGGTACATTACTCAAGTTAAACCGAATAGATGAAGCAAAGGCTTATCTCACTGAAGCGGGTCACTCTGTTAAACCGAATGACGAAGCCTTCTATAGTTTTATGAAGTTGTTTGAAGCTCAAGTCCACCTGATGCAAGCTGACCCCGTACAAGCCTTGATTGAACTAGATGACGCTAAAGCTGCATTTTCTCGAGTCAAAAACACTCGTGGCATGGCGCAGCTACTGCTCTTAGAAAGCCAATCTCACAGCGCTCAACAAGATTGGAAGCAAGCCTTCAGTTCCCTGGAACAGTACCTTGTATTACATAATGAACTGGATGCAAAGCTGCAATCGAATCGTACCACAGAGATGCGTACCCGCTTCAACACCAAACGAATTGAAACTGAAAATGAACGCTTAGTTGAATACCAGCGAATTAAAGAACATGAATTAAAAATCGTAAAGCAGAATAAACAGCTTGAATATGCGGTGCTGATTCTGGCATTTATTATCATATTTATCATCTCGTTCTTTGCCTTCAAGCAGGCTCAAAAATCTAAGCTGTTGGAAGTGCTCGCCATGACCGATCATCTGACTCAGCTCCCTAATCGCAGGCATACCTATGCCACAGGTGAAAAGCTATTTTCAGTTAAGCCTCCGTCGTTGGCGTTGATCCTATTCGATGCCGATAACTTTAAATCTGTCAATGATAACTACGGTCATGACATTGGTGATAAAGCGCTGATAGAACTCGCAAAAATAAGCAGTTCGCATATGAGAAAAGCGGATCTGGTTGGCCGGGTCGGTGGAGAAGAGTTTTTGATTATTTTACCTGAGACCACACTCTATCAAGCCACCGAGATAGCACAGAGACTCGTCAACTCTATCGCCAAATCAGACTTGGGTGATATTGCAGCTAACTTTGGTATGACAATCAGCGCAGGCATTGCCGCTCAGGAGAAGGATAAGAGTTTCTCAGAGCTGCTTCAACGTGCCGATAGTGCACTGTATCAGGCAAAGTCCGAGGGAAGAAACTGCGCCGTCAGCAATACAAGCCTATCAGATGCAGAGACTGACAAGGCCTAA
- a CDS encoding NAD-dependent malic enzyme has product MDDHKRPLYLPFAGPAILEAPLINKGSAFTDEERVFFNLEGLLPHVIETIEEQASRAYDQYTNFTNDLDKHIYLRNIQDTNETLYYRLVQNHITEMMPIIYTPTVGMACERFSKNYRRNRGLFISYPNKDRIDDLLNNSTRQKVKIIVVTDGERILGLGDQGIGGMGIPIGKLSLYTSCGGISPAYTLPITLDVGTDNPNLLEDPMYMGWRHQRIGGEEYTEFVEAFMQAVHRRWPDALIQFEDFAQKNAMPLLERYKDQYCCFNDDVQGTAAVTVGSLLAACKAAKTKLSEQRVTFLGAGSAGCGIAEAIVAQMIAEGLSEEQARAQVFMVDRWGLLQDNMPTLLPFQQKLAQKCDDIEGWDNFSENISLLDVVNNAKPTVLIGVSGAPGVFSEEIIKAMHSHCPRPIVFPLSNPTSRVEATPKDLLHWTKGQALVATGSPFEPVVVEDETFEIAQCNNSYIFPGIGLGVLAAGAKRVSNEMLMASSRALAECSPLALDGEGPLLPPLEEIHKVSKHIALAVGKVAIEQGHALPCTDELLEQSIEDNFWTAEYRRYKRTSF; this is encoded by the coding sequence ATGGACGATCACAAACGCCCGCTCTACCTTCCATTCGCAGGTCCAGCTATTCTCGAAGCCCCTTTGATCAACAAGGGCAGCGCATTCACCGATGAAGAACGAGTTTTTTTCAACCTGGAAGGCCTGCTTCCCCATGTGATTGAAACCATCGAGGAGCAAGCCTCTCGAGCCTATGACCAATACACTAATTTCACCAACGATCTCGACAAACATATCTATCTGAGAAATATCCAGGACACCAACGAGACTCTCTACTATCGTCTGGTTCAGAATCATATCACCGAGATGATGCCGATCATCTATACCCCTACTGTGGGTATGGCCTGTGAGCGTTTCTCAAAAAACTATCGTCGTAACCGTGGCCTGTTTATCTCCTACCCAAATAAAGATCGCATCGATGATCTGTTAAATAACTCCACCCGTCAGAAAGTAAAAATTATTGTGGTGACCGACGGTGAGCGTATTCTGGGTCTGGGAGACCAAGGTATCGGTGGTATGGGGATCCCCATTGGTAAGCTATCACTCTACACCAGCTGTGGCGGCATCAGCCCCGCCTATACCCTACCCATCACTCTCGATGTCGGTACCGACAACCCTAATCTGCTCGAAGATCCGATGTACATGGGCTGGCGCCATCAACGTATTGGCGGCGAAGAGTATACCGAATTTGTCGAAGCCTTTATGCAAGCGGTACATCGCCGCTGGCCCGACGCATTAATTCAATTTGAAGATTTTGCGCAAAAAAATGCGATGCCACTGCTCGAGCGATATAAAGATCAATATTGCTGCTTCAATGATGATGTTCAAGGCACGGCTGCAGTAACTGTCGGTTCATTATTGGCGGCCTGTAAAGCGGCAAAAACCAAGCTAAGTGAGCAACGCGTCACCTTCCTCGGCGCAGGTTCTGCCGGTTGTGGTATCGCCGAAGCCATTGTGGCACAAATGATCGCTGAAGGGCTCAGCGAGGAGCAGGCACGCGCACAGGTCTTCATGGTCGACCGTTGGGGCTTACTACAAGATAATATGCCTACCCTGTTGCCATTCCAGCAAAAGCTGGCGCAGAAATGTGATGATATCGAAGGCTGGGATAATTTCAGTGAAAATATCTCATTGCTGGATGTCGTCAACAACGCTAAACCAACCGTATTAATTGGCGTTTCCGGTGCCCCCGGTGTATTCAGTGAGGAGATAATCAAGGCGATGCATAGTCATTGTCCTCGTCCAATCGTCTTCCCGCTATCTAACCCAACGAGCCGCGTCGAAGCCACACCGAAAGATCTCCTGCACTGGACTAAGGGTCAGGCACTCGTTGCAACGGGTAGCCCATTCGAGCCAGTAGTCGTGGAAGATGAAACCTTTGAAATTGCCCAGTGTAATAACAGCTATATCTTCCCGGGCATAGGCCTGGGAGTCTTAGCCGCCGGAGCCAAACGGGTCAGCAATGAGATGCTGATGGCATCGAGTCGTGCGTTAGCCGAGTGTTCACCACTTGCACTCGATGGCGAAGGCCCACTGCTACCACCGCTGGAAGAGATCCACAAGGTCAGTAAGCATATCGCCCTTGCCGTAGGTAAGGTTGCCATCGAGCAAGGACACGCCCTCCCCTGTACCGATGAGCTACTCGAGCAGTCTATCGAAGATAACTTCTGGACCGCAGAGTATCGACGTTACAAGAGAACGTCGTTCTAA
- a CDS encoding substrate-binding periplasmic protein codes for MRCFGHFIAFILCSFLMGYYFFGSRAVAEQDEVQLRLITEPWAPVSYEDNGIAKGFAVDLVNQLQASMGAHSPVEVLPWARGFSIASSTPNIMLFATSVDEDRRKQFDFVGPILTSNISLYTKAEDTIEINSIEEVKRAGLIGAYRGSLGEGVLRRAGVEQLLIASFPQQNAKQLMRGRVRFWCQADIAVTSLLSEIGIKPERVKPVFLLSEIDLYLAFSKGTSDSVITRWSEALTAFKNSGSYSKLFRRWFGDLNEPEEVEILWRER; via the coding sequence ATGAGGTGTTTTGGCCATTTTATTGCGTTTATTCTGTGCTCATTTCTCATGGGTTATTATTTCTTTGGGAGCAGGGCTGTAGCCGAACAAGATGAAGTGCAATTAAGATTAATTACAGAACCTTGGGCGCCTGTTTCATATGAAGATAATGGCATAGCCAAAGGGTTTGCTGTTGACTTGGTGAATCAACTACAAGCTTCAATGGGGGCCCATTCTCCGGTCGAGGTGCTTCCCTGGGCGAGAGGCTTTTCTATAGCAAGCTCAACACCGAATATCATGTTATTCGCCACCTCTGTCGATGAAGATCGTCGAAAGCAATTTGATTTTGTTGGCCCTATTCTAACAAGCAATATCTCTCTCTACACCAAAGCCGAAGATACCATAGAGATAAATTCAATAGAGGAGGTGAAGAGGGCAGGATTAATTGGTGCATATCGCGGCTCTTTGGGAGAGGGCGTGTTAAGACGGGCGGGAGTGGAACAGTTGTTGATCGCCAGTTTTCCTCAGCAAAATGCAAAACAATTGATGCGTGGGCGGGTGCGGTTTTGGTGTCAGGCCGATATCGCGGTGACTAGCCTGCTCTCTGAGATAGGTATCAAACCTGAGAGGGTCAAACCCGTATTTTTATTGTCTGAAATCGATCTTTATCTGGCCTTTTCAAAAGGTACCAGTGATTCGGTTATTACGAGGTGGAGTGAGGCACTCACTGCGTTTAAAAACTCTGGTTCCTATAGTAAACTTTTTCGTCGATGGTTCGGAGATTTAAACGAACCCGAAGAGGTAGAGATATTGTGGCGCGAGAGGTGA
- a CDS encoding serine hydrolase domain-containing protein: MKLRIGLITLRRSVILLGLLTAPAHADFPPPGDSSSPENSQSEQAGSQKLEQNLPLENRVREAIDNSLQPFSGSILLTEGGNPLLSMHKGRGINGRSSFVIASLSKQITATLILQAVDAGKLQLDRSLNSYRFQNETLVDSEQDWDQEKESEPSTGFNAKFETRPETEPESESESETEEGKISQVDEDGSADSTTVTPQNQAKTTNPELLYGTSRQTSQEQPRFNPNRFDERITLHHLLSHTSGIDQLGKPNRFEPGSKFQYSNYGYTILGELLEQVNQQTLPQQIADFKLAYRLGGLYAEVGDIDDIRQRAPALAIGLTETANGLTQSDLTITASLIPAGGIISTTKAFSDFQIKLHAGKFISPKSYQLMTTPHTEIDFLWSDMSYGYGLRLNFDDNLTEYSHTGYLSGYMSMTLYYPQFNLGLVMLENISLNLNSLDRVFELHNQVRAIIRNRLISAQIQDVK, from the coding sequence ATGAAGTTAAGGATTGGCTTAATTACTTTGAGGCGGAGCGTAATACTGCTCGGTTTGTTAACCGCTCCGGCCCATGCCGATTTTCCACCGCCCGGGGATAGCTCATCCCCTGAAAACTCCCAGAGCGAACAAGCCGGGTCACAAAAACTCGAGCAGAACCTTCCGCTCGAAAATCGAGTCAGGGAGGCTATCGATAACTCCCTGCAACCCTTTAGCGGCAGCATCCTCTTGACGGAGGGGGGAAACCCCTTACTTAGCATGCATAAAGGTAGGGGGATCAATGGACGATCCAGTTTTGTTATTGCCTCCCTCTCTAAACAGATCACCGCCACCTTAATACTGCAAGCCGTCGATGCCGGAAAACTACAGCTTGACCGCTCTCTCAACAGCTATAGATTCCAGAATGAAACGCTGGTAGATAGTGAACAGGACTGGGATCAAGAGAAGGAAAGTGAGCCATCCACGGGTTTTAATGCAAAGTTTGAGACTCGGCCCGAAACTGAGCCAGAGTCAGAGTCAGAGTCAGAAACTGAAGAGGGAAAAATATCCCAAGTCGATGAAGATGGGTCAGCGGACAGCACCACTGTGACTCCCCAGAACCAGGCTAAAACGACTAACCCAGAGCTCCTCTATGGCACCTCCAGGCAAACATCCCAAGAGCAACCGAGGTTCAACCCTAACCGGTTTGATGAGAGGATCACCCTTCATCACCTACTGAGCCACACATCGGGTATCGATCAACTGGGCAAACCAAATCGTTTCGAACCCGGCTCAAAATTTCAATATTCAAACTATGGCTACACCATTCTGGGAGAACTCCTTGAGCAGGTAAACCAACAAACTCTTCCCCAACAGATAGCCGATTTTAAACTGGCATATAGATTAGGCGGACTCTATGCAGAAGTGGGTGATATCGATGATATACGCCAACGTGCCCCCGCCCTCGCCATCGGTTTAACTGAAACGGCAAACGGGTTAACCCAATCGGACCTGACAATCACCGCGTCTTTAATTCCGGCTGGCGGGATAATCTCAACCACCAAAGCCTTCTCAGACTTTCAGATAAAACTGCATGCGGGTAAATTTATCAGCCCGAAAAGCTATCAGTTAATGACGACACCTCACACCGAGATAGACTTCCTCTGGTCAGATATGAGCTACGGATACGGCTTACGCTTAAACTTTGATGATAACCTCACAGAATATAGCCATACCGGCTACCTGTCCGGCTATATGTCTATGACACTCTACTATCCGCAATTTAATTTAGGTTTAGTGATGTTAGAAAACATCTCACTGAACCTAAACTCTCTCGACAGGGTATTTGAGCTGCATAACCAGGTTCGGGCTATCATCAGAAACAGGTTAATATCGGCTCAGATTCAAGATGTTAAATAA
- the add gene encoding adenosine deaminase, which translates to MNYFNLPKIDLHCHLDGSVRPQTIIDLAQEQSIPLPSQDINEINSLMIAPETCQNLEEYLMRFDLPLSVMQTEAGIERISFELFEDAAKENVKYFEVRFGPQLHQQQGLSFKQIISSVVKGMQRAEAMYDIRGNYILSILRTFPKDNINAVIDAGAEFLGKGVAAFDLAGAELPGFCHEFIPYAKYAKEKGYHITIHAGEQGVGQNVYDAVSLLNAERVGHGIHITGHQGAYDLVKQHNIGLETCPSSNIQTKAVDKLSEHPVKAFYQDNLPITINTDNRTVSNTTMTDEVRKVMEEFNLSREDYFNIYKISIEQAFASDEVKQHLMQFAE; encoded by the coding sequence ATGAATTATTTTAACCTGCCCAAGATCGATCTACATTGTCATTTAGACGGCAGCGTTCGCCCGCAAACTATTATCGATCTAGCTCAAGAACAAAGCATCCCTCTTCCAAGCCAAGATATCAATGAAATCAATTCATTAATGATAGCTCCTGAGACTTGTCAAAACCTTGAAGAGTACCTGATGCGTTTCGACCTGCCTCTGTCAGTAATGCAAACAGAAGCAGGGATTGAACGGATATCATTTGAGCTTTTCGAAGATGCGGCCAAGGAAAATGTAAAATACTTCGAAGTCCGTTTCGGTCCACAGCTGCATCAGCAGCAAGGGTTAAGTTTCAAACAGATCATCAGCAGCGTAGTCAAAGGCATGCAGCGCGCCGAAGCCATGTATGACATCAGGGGAAATTACATCCTCTCTATCTTAAGAACCTTTCCAAAAGATAACATTAATGCCGTCATCGATGCCGGTGCGGAATTCTTAGGCAAAGGTGTTGCCGCTTTCGATCTTGCAGGTGCTGAACTGCCGGGCTTTTGCCATGAATTCATCCCCTATGCAAAGTATGCAAAAGAGAAGGGCTACCACATCACCATACATGCTGGTGAACAAGGGGTTGGCCAGAATGTGTATGACGCAGTCTCACTTCTGAATGCCGAGCGTGTGGGTCATGGAATCCATATCACAGGCCATCAGGGTGCTTATGACTTAGTCAAACAGCACAATATAGGCTTAGAGACCTGTCCAAGCAGTAATATCCAAACCAAAGCGGTGGATAAACTAAGCGAACACCCGGTTAAGGCCTTCTATCAAGATAATCTGCCCATCACCATTAATACCGATAATCGCACCGTATCGAACACTACAATGACAGATGAAGTTCGCAAGGTGATGGAAGAGTTCAATCTGAGTCGTGAAGATTACTTCAACATCTATAAGATCAGTATCGAGCAAGCTTTCGCTTCTGATGAAGTCAAACAGCACCTCATGCAGTTCGCCGAGTAG
- a CDS encoding glutathione S-transferase family protein, whose amino-acid sequence MIKLYGVPRSRSLRVSWTLEELGIDWQYHFINFAKGDSRSADFLAVNPCGKVPALIDDELVITESAAIVLHLAEKYGDRKLLPELGSDLSALHHRWVSFIICELEQPLWTMGKHKFALPENLRQSSILPVAKWEFDRAAGIAENWLPDSDYLLGDSFSAADILLAHTLLWATRFEQEIPPRLAAYRDRVTARPAMAKALEKEMAGAE is encoded by the coding sequence ATGATAAAGTTGTATGGTGTTCCCCGTAGCCGTTCACTGCGAGTGTCCTGGACGCTGGAAGAGTTAGGGATAGATTGGCAGTATCACTTTATTAACTTTGCTAAAGGAGATAGTCGAAGCGCAGATTTCCTCGCGGTGAATCCTTGCGGTAAAGTACCGGCCTTGATCGATGATGAACTGGTTATTACCGAGTCGGCGGCTATCGTTTTACACTTAGCGGAAAAGTATGGCGACAGGAAACTGCTACCAGAATTAGGAAGCGATCTCTCAGCCCTACACCATAGGTGGGTGAGCTTTATTATTTGCGAATTAGAGCAGCCCCTCTGGACCATGGGAAAGCATAAGTTTGCCTTGCCTGAAAATCTGCGTCAGAGCAGTATCTTACCTGTGGCTAAGTGGGAGTTCGATAGGGCTGCGGGTATCGCAGAAAATTGGCTGCCGGACAGTGATTATCTGTTAGGAGATAGCTTCTCCGCGGCAGACATACTGTTAGCCCATACTTTGTTATGGGCGACGCGTTTCGAGCAGGAGATCCCGCCAAGACTTGCCGCCTATCGCGACCGCGTTACTGCAAGACCCGCGATGGCTAAAGCACTCGAAAAAGAGATGGCTGGAGCCGAATAA
- a CDS encoding phosphatase PAP2 family protein: MAKSNLEKSGDILHLLLPAATFGATLAYEDDFEGSWQLIKTGVVSRIAVEGLKYAVDKERPDGSDMDSFPSGHTADTFAAATFVQQRYGWEWAIPAYVGAAYVGYTRVASDQHHVEDVLVGAAIGVLSGLYFTDPYKGIAITPIAGNGNYGLYVSGKF, encoded by the coding sequence ATGGCGAAATCGAACCTGGAAAAGTCCGGGGATATATTGCACCTGTTGCTCCCTGCTGCCACTTTTGGTGCGACATTAGCCTATGAAGATGACTTCGAAGGTAGCTGGCAACTCATCAAGACGGGGGTGGTTTCTCGTATCGCTGTCGAAGGGCTGAAATATGCCGTCGATAAAGAGCGTCCCGATGGTTCCGATATGGACTCATTTCCCTCTGGCCACACCGCCGATACCTTCGCCGCCGCGACATTTGTGCAGCAGCGCTATGGTTGGGAGTGGGCAATACCCGCTTATGTCGGTGCTGCCTATGTCGGCTACACCCGGGTTGCCAGCGATCAACACCATGTAGAAGATGTGCTTGTAGGCGCCGCCATTGGCGTACTATCCGGCCTGTATTTTACCGACCCTTATAAAGGCATCGCCATTACCCCTATTGCGGGAAATGGGAATTATGGCCTGTATGTGAGTGGTAAGTTCTAA
- a CDS encoding NRAMP family divalent metal transporter, translating to MSFKVALKALGPGLLMAAAAIGASHLVASTRAGAEFGWQLAWLILAVNLLKYPFFAAGARYTAATNESLLHGYLKQGRGYLLLFTGLNTLAAIASTAGVTMLTAAMLTLFIPLSIDILAFIVLISSLVLLIFGHYALLDKLTKVIMFFLTITTLIAVALALNAPSMVSPEFISPSPWQWGYIGFLVAMMGWMPAPIEVSSWNSLWLLEKQKSQSVTKEQAIFDFNFGYLITALLAIVFLALGSLVMHGSGEHFSSSGVKFANQLITLYSQVLGNETRYLIGAVALLCIFSTTVTVIDGYSRTLNMGWQLLTNKNESQKRLTGVMLTISALGLAIVLFFRGALLPLLEFVMILAFMTTVVFAWLNYKLMTSSALPESDRYGLKMKSLSIFGLLYLVGFAGLFIYWMATK from the coding sequence ATGTCATTTAAAGTGGCCTTGAAAGCATTGGGACCAGGCCTGTTAATGGCCGCCGCAGCCATTGGCGCTTCACACTTGGTCGCTTCTACGAGAGCCGGAGCAGAGTTTGGCTGGCAACTTGCGTGGTTAATTCTTGCAGTAAACCTTCTCAAATATCCTTTCTTTGCCGCTGGTGCTCGCTATACTGCAGCCACCAATGAGAGTCTACTTCATGGTTACTTAAAGCAAGGCAGAGGCTATCTGCTTCTGTTTACCGGACTCAACACCCTAGCTGCAATTGCCAGCACGGCAGGGGTAACGATGTTAACGGCAGCCATGTTGACTCTTTTTATTCCGCTATCTATCGATATATTGGCGTTCATCGTCTTAATCTCCAGCTTAGTATTGCTCATTTTCGGCCACTACGCGCTACTCGATAAGCTCACTAAAGTGATCATGTTTTTTCTGACTATCACCACCTTAATTGCTGTCGCTTTAGCACTGAATGCGCCCTCAATGGTGAGTCCAGAATTTATATCTCCCTCCCCTTGGCAATGGGGGTATATCGGCTTTTTAGTTGCCATGATGGGTTGGATGCCCGCGCCGATAGAGGTCAGTTCATGGAACTCTTTGTGGTTATTGGAAAAACAGAAAAGCCAAAGTGTCACCAAAGAGCAGGCCATCTTCGACTTTAACTTTGGCTACCTTATTACAGCCCTGCTTGCCATCGTATTTTTAGCTTTGGGCTCTTTAGTCATGCATGGCAGCGGTGAGCATTTCTCATCATCGGGGGTTAAATTTGCGAACCAACTTATCACCTTATATAGTCAGGTTTTGGGCAATGAAACCCGTTACCTGATAGGAGCCGTAGCGCTTTTATGTATATTCAGCACCACAGTGACCGTTATCGATGGCTATAGCCGAACCCTGAATATGGGTTGGCAGCTGCTGACTAATAAAAACGAGTCGCAGAAACGACTGACAGGGGTCATGCTGACCATCAGTGCGCTAGGACTGGCCATAGTACTTTTCTTCAGAGGGGCGTTATTGCCGCTGCTGGAATTTGTCATGATATTGGCTTTCATGACCACAGTGGTATTTGCCTGGTTAAACTATAAATTGATGACCAGTTCAGCCTTGCCAGAATCTGACCGTTATGGCTTGAAAATGAAGTCTCTTTCTATATTCGGCTTGCTTTATTTAGTTGGCTTCGCCGGATTGTTTATTTATTGGATGGCAACAAAGTAA
- a CDS encoding DUF1456 family protein: protein MINNDILRRLRFVFDYQNAKMIKIFGKVNHEVSQEQLLDMLKKESEEGYQPCNDKTMCLFLDGLIIEKRGLKEGAEIPEPVSQINNNLIFKKLRVALEMREDDIIGTLTLAEFNMSKSELGALFRKPGHKHFKECGDQVLRNFLTGLSLKYRGK, encoded by the coding sequence ATGATTAACAACGATATTTTACGCCGCTTACGTTTCGTGTTCGATTACCAGAACGCCAAGATGATCAAGATCTTCGGTAAGGTAAATCACGAAGTATCTCAAGAGCAACTGCTCGACATGCTTAAGAAAGAATCTGAAGAGGGTTACCAGCCGTGTAACGATAAGACCATGTGTCTTTTCCTCGATGGTTTGATTATCGAAAAGCGTGGTCTGAAAGAGGGTGCTGAAATTCCTGAGCCGGTATCGCAAATCAATAACAACCTTATCTTTAAGAAGCTAAGAGTAGCACTCGAGATGCGTGAAGATGACATCATCGGCACATTAACTTTGGCAGAGTTCAACATGTCAAAATCTGAGTTAGGTGCGCTATTCAGAAAACCGGGTCATAAACACTTCAAAGAGTGTGGCGATCAGGTATTGCGTAACTTCTTAACCGGTTTATCGCTGAAGTATCGCGGTAAGTAG